The genomic segment CTGATTATCTGATGCGTTTCAGTATTTACCGTCACATGAAGTTTACGTCAAATCCTGTGTTTCTCTGCATCATGTTCTTCACTTGCCCTCGCAAAGACAGACTGAGCACGGATTTTAGCATTAGACTATCGCAACAATTATCACTGTCATCTTTCGTTCTCTCCGCCCAGATTGCTCAGCCTTGTATCAACTTTTGGTGACACCCTCTTCTACTCAGAACGTTAACGCTGTTGCTTCAAAGCTCTGTTGTATTTAGGCTAATTTGTGGTCTTTTTTATGTTCTTCCCTATGCATCTTTCAGTGTTTTCTAAATGTTACAGAAAACACCATTGGTCAACCTGAGCAAGATATTTGTTTAACAACGCCCTGTTGCACTTATTGTACTAAGCCAGCTCTGAAAAGTGCCATTTTTCATATTTTAATATCTTGACAAATAAAAAATAATACGGTAACTCTGTATGTCGAATGTCGACATTTGACATAGGTTGTTTAAACGTCTTTCATCAAACTTTGGAGTTATGTAAGTGGCAACTATGATTGAAAAAAAGATTATTGAGACAGAGGCTGCTCCAGCAGCAGTAGCAGCGTATTCACAGGCTGTGCAAGCGGGGAATTTATTATTTACCTCAGGGCAGTTACCCCTTGATCCTTCATCGGGGAAAATAGTTACCGGGGATATTTTTGCCCAGGCTCATCAGGCGATAAAAAACCTTATTGCCATTGTTGAAGCTGCAGGAAGTAGCATCAATGATGTCATAAAAGTAACTGTTTATCTTGCAGACATTAAAGATTCTGCAGCAGTGAACGAAGTCTATACCCACTATTTTTTTCAGCCCTATCCAGCTCGTAGTGCCTTTCAAGTAGCGGCACTCCCTCTGGCTGCAGGTCTGGAGATTGAAGCAATAGTAATTGTTAAATAAATTTTTCATAAAGGATAAAAAAATCATGAATCTCACACAATTCCCAAGAAGAAATTATCTCCAAGGACCTACTCCTATTGAAGCTGCACCAAGGTTTTCTAAGGCCCTGGGTGGTAAGGTAAATGTTTTTATTAAGCGTGATGATCTGTTGCCTGGTTGTGCTGGTGGTAATAAGACTAGAAAATTAGATTTTTGTATTGCTGATGCGATAGAGAAGGGCGCTGATACGATTATTACCTGTGGTGCTGTTCAGTCTAATCACTGCCGTTTGACCCTTTCTTGGGCAGTTAAGGAAGAGATGGATTGTCATCTTATACTTGAAGAGCGTGTTCCTGGAAGCTATAAAAAAGATGGTTCCGGTAACAACTTTCTTTTCAATCTGATGGGCGTAAAGAGCACTCAGGTTGTTTCTGGTGGTTCCGATATGATGGGTGAGATGGAAAAGCTTGCCAAGGAGCTTGAGGCTCAGGGCAAAAAACCTTATATCATTCCAGGCGGAGCCTCTAATGCTATTGGAGCAACCGGTTATGTTGCCTGTGCCCAGGAAATTCAGCAACAGCTTTTTGAGCAAAACATTAATATAACTGATATAGTTGTCCCGAGTGGTAGTGCCGGTACCCATGCTGGTGTTGCCGTTGGTATGTACGGAATTAATTCGGGTATTACAGTAAGTGGTATCAATGTAAGTAAGCCTAAGGCTGTCCAGGAAGAGAATGTTTATAAATTGGCCAAGGAAACTGCAAAAAGAGTAGGTGTCCGCGGAGAGTTTCCACGCGATGAGATAACCTGTTTTGATGGCTATGTCGGTGCAGGGTATTCGTTGCCCACCGATTCAATGGTTGAGGCTGTAAAGCTTCTTGCTCGAACTGAGGCAATCCTGCTTGATCCTGTTTATTCCGGCAAGGTTATGGCTGGTATGATCGACCTTATTCGAAACGATTATTTTGCCCCGGGGGCAAATGTTTTATTTCTGCATACCGGTGGATCTCCCGCCCTCTATGCATATACCGACACGTTTAAGTAAGCATAAAAAACCTTCTACTGCTCTAAAAGAGCAGTAGAAGGTTTTTTTTTATTTATGATGGTTGTTGTTAAACCATATACTTCACTAAGTAGGAGAACAGAGAATGAATTTTTTCAAAAAGCTCGTAGCAACTGCTGTACTTAGTCTATGTTTTGGTGTCACAGGCGCTGTTGCCGGCCCCACGGTTATTAAACTCGCGCATCCCAATTTACCCCAGCATCCCATGGGGCAAGCATTCATTAAGTTTAAAGCCCTGGTAGAAGAGAGAACAAACGGTGAGTTTCGAGTAGATATTTTCGATAGCTCCAAGTTTGGTAATTTCGATAGTGTTGTTCAAGGATTACAGCTTAATATGCTCCAGATGGGGTCAGCTGCAACACCAAATCTTTCACCTTTTTCCGATGAATTCCTTATCTTTGATCTTCCCTTTCTTTTCCCAAGTTATGAGGCGGCAGATAAGATCACCGATGGCCCCATCGGTATGAATGCAACCAAGGCGCTGGAACCAAGTGGTATTATCGGTCTTGGCTATATCGAGATTGGTTTTCGTAATCTTTGGAATAACAAGCGTGCTGTGACAACCCTTGAAGATGCAAAAGGCTTGAAAATTCGCTCTACTCCTTCTAAGGCCCACATCGGGACTCTTAAGGCCCTTGGTATGAATCCAACTCCAATTTCATGGGGTGAGGTTTATACTGCCCTGCAACAAAAGACTGTTGATGGAATTGATATTGATTTGAACCTTGCGTGGCATAATAACTTCCCAGAAGTTAACAACCATTTGACTATCGTGAACAGCCTGTATAGTCCTCATCTCGTGATGATCTCTAAACGCTTTCTTGATAGCTTAAACCCTGAAAACAGAGAGATTATTCTCTCTAGCTTTCAAGAGGCGAAGTTGTATGAGCGTAAGTTGATTCGTGATGGCGAAGCAGAAATTCTTGCTCAGCTTGAAGGGAAGGGCGTGACCGTAACTACTCTTTCTCCCGAAGAACGTCAGCGTTGGGCAGAGAAGACTGCAGTTGTTTATGAGCAGTTTCAGGATCGCATTGGTAAAGACCTCATCGAACAGGCAAGAGCCACCATGGCTGTAAAGTAGAGGTATTTGAAAACAAATAACCAAACAGATAGGTATTTGTTTGGTTATTTTATAGAAGTGGAGATCTTTGTATGGGAATAATACCAAAATCCAAAATACCTAATATTGAAATGCTGATTTCTTCTGGTGCTCTGGTGGTAATGACAGTTATTACCGTTGTCCAGGTTTTCAATCGATATGTGTTGCAAAATTCACTTGATTGGTCGGAAGAACTTGCTCGTTATCTTTTTATTTGGGCAGTGTATGTTGGTTGTAGTTATGCTGTCTATAAAGATAGGCATCTTGAAGTAACGATTCTTCGAACAATTTGTAACGGGAAGTTCGCTCGATCCTTAACACTCCTTTCTCTCACTCTCAATCTATTATTTTGTATCTTTGTTACAGTCGTTGGAATTAAGTTTGTTTTATTTCTTGCAAGCACAGGACAAAAGACCCCTGCTTTGGAAATTAGCGCTTACTGGGTATATCTTTCCATGCCTTTCGGTTTTGGTATGATGGGCCTAAGAGTAATTGAGAGAATCTGGTGGATCATGACGGGTAAGATTGATCCTACAGCTGTAGACATAATCAAGGAGTAGTTATCCATGGACTTCACTATAATATCTATCTTTGTTTCATTAGCAATATTTCTCCTTGCCAGCGTACCCATCGGCATTGCTATTGGTATGAGTGTCATTGTGGGCATGACCTTTGGCGATATGCTGCCCTATGAATTTTTGATTCAAAAGATGGTGACATCATTAGATGTGTTTCCTCTTATGGCGGTACCTTTTTTCATAATGGCAGGCGAAGTTATGCAAAAGGGAAGCATGGCGCAACGATTACTGAATGTGTCTCGCGCATTGGTAGGACATTTAACAGGTGGTATGGCTCATATCTCCATACTGACAAGCATGTTTTACGGTTCTCTTTCTGGATCAGCCCCTGCAACGGTTGCGGCCGTCGGTGGAATTATGATTCCGGCGATGGAAAAGGAGAATTATAGCAAATCTTTTGCCACGGCCGTTAATACGGCGGCTGGCTGTTTGGGGGTTATTATTCCTCCAAGTGTGCCACTTATTATTTACGGTACAACAGCAGGTGTTTCTGTTGGTGATCTTTTTATTGCAGGCGTTATTCCGGGCTTGTTTATTGGTCTTGCCCTGATGCTCTGTAGCTATGTTTTAGCAAAAAAATATGGTTTTACAGGTTCTGCGCAGCAGGCAACTATTGGTGAGATTTTAACGGCGGTTTTAGCCTCTCTTCCCGCCCTGATGGTTCCTATTATTGTTTTGGGCGGAATTTATGGTGGTTTTACGACACCTACGGAAGCTGGTGTTATTGCGGTTGTTTACGCACTTGTTGTTGAAGGCCTTTTCCTGCGGACCTTAAGTGTGAGCAAAGTTGTGGAGGTTTTCAAATCTACGGCGCTGACAACAGCCTCTATTTTTCTTGTTGTTGCAACGGCGACAGCCCTTGGGCAAATTTTACTTTTTTATAACCTTCCTAACCAATTAGTAGAAATATTGAGTAATATTTCAGACAATAGATATGTTCTTATTGCGATAATACTCTTGTTTTTGATTGTGATGGGAACCTTTATGGATGCCCTGGCGAATATTTTAATCCTTACGCCACTGTTATTACCTATTGTTAAGATGCTGGGCTTTGATCCGATACATTTTGGTATTATCATGATTGTTACCTCCTCGATGGGTTTTCTTACTCCACCTGTTGGAGTAAATCTCTTTGTTGGCTGTAGTATCTCTAAATTGTCAATTGAACGTCTCAGTGTTGCCGTTATGCCATTTCTTTTCACCATGGTTATTGCATTGCTTATTTTGACTTTTGTGCCACAAATAACCCTATGGCTTCCTAGTCTGTAGTTTTTGGAAAAGTAAATAGAGTGTATAGGAGAGAGTGTGAAAATAACAGCAAGTGAAAAAGGCAAAGGTCGTATAGGCATTGTTGGTCATGTAGGTGTGGGCCACGTGCATAGTCATGCTGGTTTTATCCAAGACGATAGTGCTGGCTTTGCCGTGGCAGCTTGTCTGTTGCGTCATGCATTCCCTGTTTGTACCACAATAGTTTCTGTTGAATGTGACATTGACACGGGAACTATTGTGGTGATCACCGAGGGGGGAGGAACCGGTGTAGCAGGGGCCCGACGTGGTATTACCCCTCATGAGGCGACCTTGGCTCGTGCCGCAGTTGGCATGGATGCCATCTACAGTCAAGAGGTGGCCTTTCGGGCCTTTGGCAGAATATATGGTCAAGGCGTTTTGGAAGCTCCCGTTGCCCTACAGACAGCCGTATGCCTTGCCGTTGTTGATACCTTCATGAGGGCCTATCCTGAGACCTTGAAGGTTTGTGCCGAGGGGATGACAAACAAGGTGGGCAGATGCCTGGGCGCCGTGTTAGAAATCAACTCTGTACCCGTATCTGTGTTAGCCGTCATTAATGCTAGTGAGGGTGGCCTTGGCCCAGACGAAGACCTGGAGGGAAATATTATGCTCGGTCACAAGGGGCAGCTTATGAAGCAACTTGGTCTTGATCTCTTGCCGACTATTATTATTGAAAGTAAGGCCTATGTGCCTGATATATGTGCGGGAGAGCGCGAGGGGCGCTTTCTGGTGAGAGCAAATAAGCAGGTGGATAACATGGCTGTTTATGATGCGCTTGCCAGAGCAACGGATCTGCTGAACCTCCCTGCATCTTGTTATGATGATGCCTACTTACGAGGATCACAGAGTTTAAAAGAGGCGACGGCAGAATTGGGCAAGAAGATTGCTGAGTTGGGCCAAAAACTTGCCGTTGCCGAAACATCCTGTGAAAAAGTTGCGATTGTTGGTGAGTTGGCAATCCTTGTTAGTCAGGACGCCGGTGGGGTGACCTTTATGTCATCCCATCTTCACGATGTGGTTGGTGGCGGCGGGATGATGCCGGGGAGTTCTGCCGTTCTGTCCCTTGCGGTTTCTGAATCCTATATAAAGAAGTGGAAAATACCATCATGCACTGCCCATGATGTGGAGAGATATATTGAGATTATTGAAAAAGCGGTACATTTACTCTCTTTAGATTTAAGCAGGGCGGGGACCCAGGTTACTGAACGCCGAAATTTTTGTGAGCATGATTTTCGCTCTCTGCTGGACTGATTTTTTCCGTAATTAACCGTTAGCTATATGCGTTTGAGGGGCATTTATTGTGATGACCTTTTTACGAAAATGGCCTCTTCAGGACACCTTATGTTTGCTTTGTAGTGTTCTAAAATCCAACTTCCCCCCCCAAACTTTATCTGCTATGCTCTCCCTTACACTTACCGCCTCTTTAATATATTTTTTCTCCGGCTTCATTCAGGGGCTTACCGGTTTTGGTAATGCCCTTATTGCAGTTCCCCTTCTCCTATTATATATGCCACTACAGCCCGCTGTTGTAACGACAGTTCTTATGAGTGTCGTCATGAATATACAGCTGGCCTTTAAATATAAAAAATATGTGGATTGGCAGATAACAAGGCCACTTATTCTGGCCATGCCCCTTGGTGTTGCTTTGGGATCCTATTTTTTAGGATCTGTTAGCCCGGAAATACTGGAGCAACTGCTTGCGCTTTTTTTGCTGGCTTATGTGGTTTATAGTAGTAGCGGCAGGGGGAAGAGCTTTGAGCTTAAGTCGCCTATTTGGAAGTATTTGGTCGGGATTGGCGGGGGACTTACCACCTCAATTTTTGCTGCAGCCGGTCCATTTCTTATTGTCTATCTCAATCTCATAGGATGTAAAAGAGATACCTTTAAGGGAATTCTGGCCATCTGTTTTGTGTTTGTAACCTCTGTGACAGCAATGTCTTATCTCTTCACAGGGCTTGTTACAACGACGGTTCTGTCTCTTGCCGCAGTCTGTTTACCTGTCCAGCTATTTGGTGCCTGGGCCGGGGCAAGTTTGTCTAAATTTGTATCAGACAGATATTTTAAAGTCATTGTTATGCTTCTTTTGTGTGCCATGGGGCTCTCGATATTTATCCGCATACACCTCTCCGCAATGAGCCAATTTCTTGGCTTGAGCTAGGGTTCCCTGGAATTGACTACATCCTCCCTTGACGATATCTGAGAGGGGAGAGGATTTTCCCTGCCTCAAAATACGCTATAGGGGCTGTCCGCATTTTGCGCAGCGCTCTTTGCCTGCCTCGTTGATGCAGCCGCAAAAAGAGCACTGTTTGCCTCTCTGCAGCCTATCCTCCTTCTCCTTCTTCTCTTCTTTATCTCTGTCGAATCTGTAGCCACAGTGTTTACATACCCTGGCCATTTCCAGGATGAGTTCGGCGCAATCAGGGCAGCGAATATCCTGCAAGGTGGACTCTTTTTTCCGGGGAGTTTTCTGGTTTATCTCTATAAGCTCTCTTCTGATGCGTAAAATCCAGAAGGGGATGAAGAGTGACATGATAAGGGCAATAAAGAAAAATATTGGGAGGAGAAAACTGGTTAATATTCCCAGAGATGCAATTCCCGGCCAGATAGTTTCATGCATGATCGGCCTCTTTTTTGAGTGTTTTTGTGTGGTAAGAATCAATATCGGTCACTAGCCTATCAGCTCAGTTCTGTCTTGCCAATAAAATATTGGCTATCTTTACAAATAATCTTTGCAAGATGCTTGTGGTAAAATAGCCTTGGTCTCTCTCTTGATAAATTGCCTCTTTGGCTTTTGCGGTTGATATGAGCTGTGGTCTTGATTATCTCATTATGATTTCTGTTGTTGTATCCAGTATAATTAGTATTATGAAGGGATTGAAGAGAGACGTCTTGGCCTGTTTTTATGGGTTTTGATAGTGATGATTTTGAGTTGAATTTATTGTGAAGTTATTAGGCTCAATAGTTGGCCTTTAAAAAAGAGGAAGGGTATGCAGGAAATATATAAACTAGAAGTGGCAGGGCTTAGCCGTGAATTGCCTATTGTTCCCATAAGTGAAACGCTTGCCATTGCAAGTTTTGTTATTATGGGTGATACAGAGATGGTTTCTGCTGTATCCCCCGTGCTTGCTGAGAAGTTGCCGGAATTTGATATTCTTGTTACAGCAGAGGCTAAGGGCATCCCCCTTATCTGTGAGATGGCCAGAATCCTTGGCTTGGCCAGATACTGTGTGGCACGAAAAAGTGTAAAAGGCTATATGCTCGATCCTGTGATAGATGAGGTCCAGTCTATCACCACGGCTCATCGTCAAATTCTCTGTCTCGATGGCAAGGATGCGGCTGCCATAAAGGGGAAACGGGTTGTTTTGGTAGACGATGTTATTAGCACTGGCGGCTCTCTTGTCGCCTTGGAAAGCCTGGTAAATTCGGTTGGCGGAACCATTGTTGCCAAGGCTGCTATCCTGGCTGAGGGAGATGCCATTGGTCGAGAGGATATTATTTATCTTCAGGAGTTGCCTCTCTTTCCCATAGAGGGATAGGGCCTTAGAACAGAGTTTATTCTCATTAATGGGGCCTACGCTCTCCTCTGCATAGAGAATTATGTTGGCTGAGCTGAGCCTTTGAATTTGTATATTTGCCCCCTGTAGGTCTTGTCATGGGGGCATTCTATTTTCTAGGAGTTAGAATATGGCTAAAGAGATTTTGATCATAGATATCGAAACTACCAATTTTCTTAAGGAAGGTGGGAGTATTGTTGAGGTAGGGATGGTTGCCCTTGATCTGGAGAGTGGGGTAACGAAAATTATTTTTGATTCTCTCTGCCGGGAAAAGATACTGACGGGAAGACATCGGGAGCCACCCTTTGGTTGGATCTTTAAAAATTCGGATCTGACTGTTGAAGAGGTCCGAGAGGCCCCGGATTTTGATTCTTTGCGGGCAGAGATCCAGTCGATTATTAATGCCTACCCTCTTGGCGCTACTGCCTATAATCGAAGCTTTGATTTTGATTTTCTCGAAAGCCGGAGCCTCTCTTTTCCGAAAAAACTTCCATGTCCCATGTTGCTCTGTACTGATATCTGTAAAATACCAAGTCCCTATCGTTATAAAGATTATAAATGGCCTAAGGTAGAAGAGGCTTGGGATTATTTTTTTCCTGATCACCCTTATGACGAAAAGCACCGGGGGGCAGACGACGCCCTGCATGAGGCAAAGATTGTTTATGAGCTGTATAAACAGGGGCAATTTGTGGTGTAAGAAAAATATCGTCGTGGTTTCTCTGCTTGTGGATATTCTGAATATGCAGGAAAGAGAATTGGCTGAGGGCAGGGCGGTTACCCTTGTTCATCCACTGGCCCATAGGCTGTGATTTGTCACCAATTTTCCCTACTCTTTCAGCTGACTGGAAAAAATATAATATGTTTACTGTCTTGCTGAGATTAAAAAATTAATTTTTTTCAGTTAGCAATAAAGGATCTTACTGTGGGCGTTATTATAAGGGCTTATATTTGCCGGAGCATGATTCTTTTTTTACTTTTACTCGCCTTCTTGCCTGCTTATGCCAGCGAGGAGGAGGTGGAGACTGTCAGAGTTGGTATCTTTCCCTTTAGCCCCTTCAATTTTGTCGATGATTCGGGGGTTGTTCAGGGACTCAATATAGACCTGCTTCAGGAAATTGTTAAGGGTGAAAAATGGGAAATTGAATTTGTTCATCTGAGTTGGGGCGAGGGGCTTGAACGCCTGGAGAAGGAGGATATTGATCTGATGCTCTCCGTTGCCCGTTCAGAAGAACGGGCTAAGGTCATGGATTACTCCTCTGAATCGGTTGCTGAATTCTGGGGACAGGTTTTTTTGCGAGCAGATGGTAAAGAAAAAAATATTAAGGATTTAGCAGGTAAACGCATTGCTGTTGTCCGTCGTGATATTAGTGGTTTTAATTTTATTAAGATTGCTGCAGAGCTGGATATTCACTGTGAAATTGTTGAATTTGCTACCCAGGATGAGGTCTTTAATGCTGTCCATCAGGGGATAGTTGTGGCAGGGATTGCTCCCCAAAGCTTTAGTCTGAGATATGTTAAAGAGTATGATTTGGTTGGAAGTAGCATTCAGTTCAGCCCTTTTTCTGTTTATTTTGCCACCAAAAAGGGCAGACATCGTGAGCTCTTGGCCCAGATTGATGCCCATCTCTCTGTCTGGAAGAAGGATAGGGACTCTTTCTATTATAAGAGCATGGGCAGGTGGTTGAATAGGTATGAATCTCACCCACGGATTCCAAGTTGGTTAGTCTATACTGTCCTGCTTGCCGCAGGTCTTGTCTTTTTCTTTGTCGGTGCGGCCTTACTTCTGAAAAAGACTGTCAGAAGCAGGACAAGGGAACTGGCAGAGAGTGAGGCGAGTCTGCTGGAGGCCCAGGATATTGCCCGCATAGGAAAGTGGGAATTGGATTTAGTCACCAATCACCTCTCTTGGTCGGATAGTGTTTATGCTATGTATGGCCTTAGCCGTGGGGCTTTTACTGCCTCCAATGTAGCTCTTTTTCAATTTGTTCATCCAGATGACCATAGTCGGGTTAAACGGTCCTATCGGCAATCTGTGCAAGACGGGGAGCCTTTTTCCGCTGAATATCGATTGCTCTTGACTGGTGGTCTTATCAAGTGGGTCAGTGGCCTTGGTCGGGTTGAGTATGACGGTGAGGGTTTGCCCGCTCGTTTTGTCGGAACAGTACAGGATATCACTGCGCGTAAAAAAACAGAAAATGAGCTGGTAAAAAGTAGGATAAAATATCACACCCTTGTCCATACAGCCATGGAT from the Desulfotalea psychrophila LSv54 genome contains:
- a CDS encoding sulfite exporter TauE/SafE family protein, coding for MLSLTLTASLIYFFSGFIQGLTGFGNALIAVPLLLLYMPLQPAVVTTVLMSVVMNIQLAFKYKKYVDWQITRPLILAMPLGVALGSYFLGSVSPEILEQLLALFLLAYVVYSSSGRGKSFELKSPIWKYLVGIGGGLTTSIFAAAGPFLIVYLNLIGCKRDTFKGILAICFVFVTSVTAMSYLFTGLVTTTVLSLAAVCLPVQLFGAWAGASLSKFVSDRYFKVIVMLLLCAMGLSIFIRIHLSAMSQFLGLS
- a CDS encoding Rid family detoxifying hydrolase is translated as MIEKKIIETEAAPAAVAAYSQAVQAGNLLFTSGQLPLDPSSGKIVTGDIFAQAHQAIKNLIAIVEAAGSSINDVIKVTVYLADIKDSAAVNEVYTHYFFQPYPARSAFQVAALPLAAGLEIEAIVIVK
- a CDS encoding 3'-5' exonuclease — its product is MAKEILIIDIETTNFLKEGGSIVEVGMVALDLESGVTKIIFDSLCREKILTGRHREPPFGWIFKNSDLTVEEVREAPDFDSLRAEIQSIINAYPLGATAYNRSFDFDFLESRSLSFPKKLPCPMLLCTDICKIPSPYRYKDYKWPKVEEAWDYFFPDHPYDEKHRGADDALHEAKIVYELYKQGQFVV
- a CDS encoding phosphoribosyltransferase family protein; its protein translation is MQEIYKLEVAGLSRELPIVPISETLAIASFVIMGDTEMVSAVSPVLAEKLPEFDILVTAEAKGIPLICEMARILGLARYCVARKSVKGYMLDPVIDEVQSITTAHRQILCLDGKDAAAIKGKRVVLVDDVISTGGSLVALESLVNSVGGTIVAKAAILAEGDAIGREDIIYLQELPLFPIEG
- the cuyA gene encoding D-cysteate sulfo-lyase, whose product is MNLTQFPRRNYLQGPTPIEAAPRFSKALGGKVNVFIKRDDLLPGCAGGNKTRKLDFCIADAIEKGADTIITCGAVQSNHCRLTLSWAVKEEMDCHLILEERVPGSYKKDGSGNNFLFNLMGVKSTQVVSGGSDMMGEMEKLAKELEAQGKKPYIIPGGASNAIGATGYVACAQEIQQQLFEQNINITDIVVPSGSAGTHAGVAVGMYGINSGITVSGINVSKPKAVQEENVYKLAKETAKRVGVRGEFPRDEITCFDGYVGAGYSLPTDSMVEAVKLLARTEAILLDPVYSGKVMAGMIDLIRNDYFAPGANVLFLHTGGSPALYAYTDTFK
- a CDS encoding TRAP transporter large permease — its product is MDFTIISIFVSLAIFLLASVPIGIAIGMSVIVGMTFGDMLPYEFLIQKMVTSLDVFPLMAVPFFIMAGEVMQKGSMAQRLLNVSRALVGHLTGGMAHISILTSMFYGSLSGSAPATVAAVGGIMIPAMEKENYSKSFATAVNTAAGCLGVIIPPSVPLIIYGTTAGVSVGDLFIAGVIPGLFIGLALMLCSYVLAKKYGFTGSAQQATIGEILTAVLASLPALMVPIIVLGGIYGGFTTPTEAGVIAVVYALVVEGLFLRTLSVSKVVEVFKSTALTTASIFLVVATATALGQILLFYNLPNQLVEILSNISDNRYVLIAIILLFLIVMGTFMDALANILILTPLLLPIVKMLGFDPIHFGIIMIVTSSMGFLTPPVGVNLFVGCSISKLSIERLSVAVMPFLFTMVIALLILTFVPQITLWLPSL
- a CDS encoding TRAP transporter substrate-binding protein; protein product: MNFFKKLVATAVLSLCFGVTGAVAGPTVIKLAHPNLPQHPMGQAFIKFKALVEERTNGEFRVDIFDSSKFGNFDSVVQGLQLNMLQMGSAATPNLSPFSDEFLIFDLPFLFPSYEAADKITDGPIGMNATKALEPSGIIGLGYIEIGFRNLWNNKRAVTTLEDAKGLKIRSTPSKAHIGTLKALGMNPTPISWGEVYTALQQKTVDGIDIDLNLAWHNNFPEVNNHLTIVNSLYSPHLVMISKRFLDSLNPENREIILSSFQEAKLYERKLIRDGEAEILAQLEGKGVTVTTLSPEERQRWAEKTAVVYEQFQDRIGKDLIEQARATMAVK
- a CDS encoding TRAP transporter small permease; translation: MGIIPKSKIPNIEMLISSGALVVMTVITVVQVFNRYVLQNSLDWSEELARYLFIWAVYVGCSYAVYKDRHLEVTILRTICNGKFARSLTLLSLTLNLLFCIFVTVVGIKFVLFLASTGQKTPALEISAYWVYLSMPFGFGMMGLRVIERIWWIMTGKIDPTAVDIIKE